A window from Chiloscyllium punctatum isolate Juve2018m chromosome 3, sChiPun1.3, whole genome shotgun sequence encodes these proteins:
- the tdrd15 gene encoding tudor domain-containing protein 15 isoform X2: MCSTFTSPAHSSVLDLNITRVECYPEKVFVCFWGWYNSICELDYHILHNEVQNAAKTSTNIAVDELCFAEDLYNGGWHRGRVIRKDEESYEVFLIDGGMMLTVDSRHIAAASKNLFQLPPKVVCGLFANIVPVKGRWSPTAVKYFSSLTNSRITGSVEKLLKNQIILVEAPDINKKLFELGLAKILDGSTFNFLMELSKDSLGLPGYENMEPLYMQKSCRKPVFDETIVLSPSFQRILDVLSLSLQTGVTEAVKITCASGLHHFYCQLKRLAPELETMTRDLQCYYETEGKELNDGPVDNFGAVCAVKGKDGRWYRGVVKQLLTSGQVEVWFMDYGRTEIVFPNYIKKLMPAFFMMPLMSFPCALNGLSKQTKPWISLQTDIFKESLFEEMLTICIDTYSPKEHLYYVTLHKQKNISIHQVNGIMSEVNPKIECSPKKKETRDSNGQIRKLRETKGIGTGKETCKPMQHSVSSDEMKINASYVGFVEYVINPSDFWIRTSEYNDEFECLMINIRNHYNKVGINEELIQKPVPGLFCCARYSKDLHFYRALITDVLDDQLRVFFVDFGNAEVVDFDAVKSLPAEYMNLPTLAMNCSIAHIFPIEEVWTKDATNFFKKAVFNKKLFISVVSRQGSRYVIDIKDMEYTEQLSISIMMLEAGYADFWNVQPNFVLFEQKCQWKFPKSRTGKSPASEKRMSTDKNSKLKSSCTIPLSNTSVATTLSPAIAMHNSFPRVHVHLPAWSKESKIASPYRQQVFKLGSVLDVRVTHVNSPAEFWCQLQNNSNQLELLMRNMQHYYSIPRDPFQFEHTGCVAKCTKDGQWYRASVIQGNFTKEEVTVLFVDNGIQQKIAIKNLCAINPEFLHLEGQAFRCTVNNIIQPVSHGPSVLDHASCNKFKQFIGNCLISGESLKCTILAMALMNGKGLCNVVDLHTPLINVCQLLLEVRLPTCIKSPSLFSPSVQLYTPYYSAHDIKVGSEEKVYVTYVSSLSKFYCQLEKNTVVIDTLKTEVDIVSEQMQGQKLDLDRTSICLAKYFEDGQWYRAIARTVQSPEHFQVFFIDYGNTEIVDKNDVVPIPEDARNLIFIPMQAVKCCLSLCIQELSDETVVLFKQTVFGKPLTAFVVAKKSDGQLILELYDGSLNISAQITGQCIPCQYGRGIMCLDETKWQSGNSFQPAKVDPSAEQLMKRKPDYLVHLINETNRLILSLLKAERHYVGWKSKVQNCSLGKENVQRMVGRHFKNKKNCQNEIIPKFAAQHAKRKIPACNLGETDHASKATFHQGKIKMAAHHVITSKKTLPLTKRCHLVQNSPVAQNEMILFQWPKLQKDSIIKHVIVYQQNAIVKDKHPLTEYITTPVILLTGQEVIKLLRKLDSRFVEVEINQGTVTRNISVKEIVHKNDLIRVSEYFSPSFDGWAKEVSFAEMENRMANKQCLMSPESLLPVDKSARSSPLNPILCGCIQTRIEYTGFATSVIDPSEFYIQLEDTLEIMETLSSLLAQLSENYQALPRDLLKPGVTCLIKSATDEQWSRVEIYEVSQQFVIVRAVDYGHYVFVPSSDLSRLRELPIELAKVPRLTNPCSLSNVVPSVGHNWTDEAIIFFQNSLNEQTLTIFFKQCISVLFWEVDLVINNKNVAEDLVSAGHAAFLKGIEKSSIKDSAELTEDIQVLTEPVLEQQFENNELSDVLLNEDTIEKFESTYSKCMIATF; this comes from the coding sequence ATGTGTTCAACTTTTACTTCGCCTGCTCACTCCTCAGTCCTTGATCTGAATATAACCCGTGTGGAGTGTTATCCAGAAAAAGTATTCGTATGTTTTTGGGGTTGGTACAACAGCATATGTGAATTGGACTATCATATATTGCATAATGAAGTACAGAATGCAGCAAAGACTAGCACCAACATTGCAGTTGATGAGTTGTGTTTTGCAGAGGACCTTTACAATGGCGGATGGCACCGAGGAAGGGTaataagaaaggatgaagaaTCATATGAAGTATTTCTCATAGATGGTGGGATGATGTTGACAGTTGATTCTCGACATATTGCTGCTGCTTCTAAGAATTTGTTTCAGTTGCCTCCGAAAGTGGTGTGTGGCTTATTTGCCAATATAGTGCCAGTGAAAGGGAGATGGTCCCCAACAGCAGTCAAATATTTTTCATCACTGACAAATTCTCGAATCACAGGCAGTGTTGAAAAGCTCTTGAAGAACCAAATTATTTTGGTGGAAGCCCCAGATATTAATAAAAAACTCTTTGAACTTGGTTTAGCAAAAATTCTTGATGGCAGTACTTTCAATTTTCTAATGGAACTTTCTAAAGATTCACTAGGATTACCTGGTTATGAGAATATGGAACCTCTGTACATGCAGAAAAGCTGCAGGAAGCCTGTGTTTGATGAAACTATAGTATTATCTCCAAGTTTCCAACGAATCCTGGATGTTTTGAGTCTAAGTTTGCAAACTGGTGTTACAGAGGCAGTAAAAATAACATGTGCTTCAGGGCTTCATCACTTTTACTGCCAGTTGAAAAGGCTGGCTCCAGAGCTAGAAACAATGACCAGAGACTTGCAATGCTACTATGAAACAGAAGGAAAAGAATTAAATGATGGACCTGTTGACAATTTTGGTGCAGTTTGTGCTGTAAAAGGCAAAGATGGAAGATGGTACAGGGGAGTTGTAAAGCAACTCTTAACCTCTGGCCAGGTAGAAGTTTGGTTCATGGATTATGGAAGAACTGAAATTGTTTTTCCAAATTATATTAAAAAATTGATGCCAGCTTTTTTTATGATGCCTCTGATGTCATTTCCTTGTGCATTAAATGGCTTATCAAAGCAAACTAAACCATGGATAAGTTTGCAGACTGACATTTTCAAGGAATCACTGTTTGAGGAAATGTTAACTATTTGCATCGATACCTATTCTCCTAAAGAGCATTTATACTATGTTACACTACACAAGCAGAAAAACATTAGTATCCATCAAGTGAATGGAATAATGTCAGAAGTAAATCCAAAGATTGAGTGTAGCCCAAAGAAGAAGGAAACTAGGGATAGTAATGGACAAATTAGAAAACTTCGAGAAACTAAGGGgataggaactgggaaggagacaTGTAAGCCAATGCAACATTCTGTAAGCTCTGATGAGATGAAAATAAATGCTTCCTATGTTGGATTTGTGGAGTATGTAATCAACCCATCTGACTTTTGGATTCGAACATCAGAATACAATGATGAATTTGAATGCTTAATGATCAATATTCGAAACCACTATAACAAAGTTGGCATAAATGAGGAGCTAATTCAGAAACCAGTACCTGGTTTGTTTTGTTGTGCTAGGTATAGCAAAGACCTACATTTTTACAGAGCACTTATTACAGATGTACTTGATGACCAACTCAGAGTGTTTTTTGTTGACTttggaaatgctgaagttgtaGATTTTGATGCTGTGAAATCCCTGCCTGCTGAGTACATGAATCTGCCCACTTTGGCAATGAATTGTTCGATTGCTCATATTTTTCCTATCGAGGAAGTGTGGACTAAAGATGCAACTAACTTCTTTAAGAAAGCTGTATTCAACAAGAAACTTTTTATAAGTGTAGTTTCAAGGCAGGGCAGCAGATATGTCATAGATATTAAAGATATGGAGTACACTGAGCAGTTGTCTATTAGCATAATGATGCTTGAAGCTGGTTATGCTGATTTTTGGAATGTACAGCCAAATTTTGTGTTGTTTGAACAGAAATGTCAATGGAAATTTCCAAAATCCAGAACAGGCAAATCACCTGCAAGTGAGAAAAGGATGTCTACAGATAAAAACTCCAAGTTGAAAAGTTCATGCACTATTCCACTTTCAAATACCTCAGTGGCCACTACTTTATCTCCAGCTATTGCAATGCATAATAGCTTTCCGCGTGTACATGTTCACTTGCCAGCATGGAGTAAAGAGTCCAAAATAGCATCACCGTATAGACAACAAGTATTTAAACTTGGATCTGTTCTTGATGTGAGAGTGACTCATGTAAATTCTCCAGCagaattttggtgtcaactgcagaATAACTCCAATCAGCTTGAATTGCTTATGAGGAACATGCAGCATTACTACAGTATTCCAAGGGACCCTTTTCAATTTGAGCACACTGGTTGTGTTGCAAAGTGCACCAAAGATGGTCAGTGGTATAGAGCATCAGTTATTCAAGGAAACTTTACAAAAGAAGAGGTTACTGTATTGTTTGTTGATAATGGTATCCAGCAAAAAATAGCTATCAAAAATCTTTGTGCTATTAATCCAGAATTtcttcatctagaaggacaggcaTTTAGGTGCACTGTCAACAACATTATTCAACCAGTAAGCCATGGTCCTTCTGTTTTGGATCATGCTTCTTGTAACAAATTTAAACAATTCATTGGCAATTGTTTAATTTCTGGTGAGAGTCTTAAATGCACAATATTAGCAATGGCTCTGATGAATGGAAAGGGTCTGTGTAATGTGGTAGACCTTCATACACCACTTATTAATGTATGCCAGTTACTTTTGGAGGTTCGACTACCTACTTGCATTAAATCACCATCTTTGTTTAGTCCCTCAGTTCAATTATACACACCGTATTACAGTGCCCATGATATAAAAGTTGGAAGTGAAGAGAAGGTGTATGTAACCTATGTGTCGAGTCTGTCAAAATTCTATTGCCAATTGGAAAAAAATACTGTAGTTATAGATACACTTAAGACTGAGGTGGATATTGTTAGTGAACAAATGCAAGGACAAAAATTAGACTTGGATAGGACCAGTATATGCTTAGCTAAATATTTTGAAGATGGTCAGTGGTATCGTGCTATAGCCCGTACTGTCCAGTCACCTGAACATTTTCAAGTGTTTTTTATAGATTATGGCAACACTGAGATAGTTGACAAAAATGACGTTGTTCCAATTCCCGAAGATGCAAGGAATTTGATTTTTATACCAATGCAAGCAGTTAAATGCTGTTTGTCCCTTTGTATTCAGGAACTGTCTGATGAAACTGTTGTCTTGTTTAAACAAACTGTATTTGGAAAACCACTAACAGCATTTGTGGTAGCAAAAAAGTCTGATGGTCAATTAATTCTTGAGCTTTATGATGGAAGTTTAAACATTAGTGCACAGATAACAGGCCAATGCATACCTTGTCAGTATGGAAGAGGGATAATGTGCCTTGATGAAACAAAATGGCAAAGTGGCAATTCTTTTCAACCAGCCAAAGTAGATCCTTCCGCAGAACAACTGATGAAGAGGAAACCTGATTACTTAGTGCACTTAATTAATGAAACAAACAGACTGATCCTTTCCCTTTTGAAGGCAGAACGACACTATGTTGGATGGAAAAGTAAAGTCCAGAACTGCAGCCTTGGAAAGGAAAATGTGCAACGTATGGTTGGAAGACATTTCAAGAATAAAAAGAATTGCCAAAATGAAATTATCCCTAAGTTTGCTGCACAGCATGCAAAAAGGAAAATACCAGCATGCAATTTGGGTGAAACAGACCATGCATCCAAGGCTACATTCCATCAAGGGAAGATTAAGATGGCAGCTCATCATGTGATTACCTCTAAGAAAACATTGCCATTGACGAAACGTTGTCATCTTGTACAAAACAGTCCTGTAGCTCAAAATGAGATGATTTTATTTCAGTGGCCTAAACTACAAAAGGATAGCATCATCAAACATGTCATTGTGTATCAACAGAATGCCATTGTAAAAGATAAGCATCCGTTAACTGAATATATAACAACCCCTGTGATTCTGTTAACTGGCCAGGAAGTTATTAAATTGCTAAGAAAATTGGATTCTAGATTTGTAGAGGTTGAGATTAACCAAGGTACTGTTACTCGAAACATTTCAGTAAAAGAAATTGTTCACAAAAATGATTTAATTCGTGTTTCAGAATATTTTTCACCTAGTTTTGATGGATGGGCAAAAGAAGTTAGTTTTGCAGAAATGGAGAACAGGATGGCAAACAAACAATGTTTGATGTCACCAGAATCTTTGCTTCCTGTTGATAAGAGTGCACGAAGCTCACCGTTGAACCCAATTTTGTGTGGCTGTATCCAGACTAGAATAGAATATACTGGCTTTGCTACTTCTGTGATTGACCCTTCAGAATTCTACATTCAGCTTGAAGATACATTAGAAATAATGGAAACTCTCTCATCACTGTTGGCTCAATTGTCAGAGAATTATCAGGCTTTACCTCGAGATCTATTGAAGCCTGGTGTAACTTGCTTAATCAAGTCTGCCACAGATGAGCAGTGGTCTCGGGTAGAAATATATGAAGTCTCTCAGCAGTTTGTTATTGTTAGAGCTGTTGATTATGGACATTATGTTTTTGTACCATCTTCAGATTTGAGCAGACTGAGGGAACTTCCTATAGAGCTTGCAAAAGTACCACGCTTGACTAATCCCTGCAGTCTAAGTAATGTTGTGCCTTCAGTTGGGCATAACTGGACAGATGAAGCTATAATTTTCTTTCAAAACTCCTTAAACGAGCAAACTTTGACCATATTTTTTAAACAGTGTATATCTGTGTTATTTTGGGAAGTAGATCTTGTCATAAACAACAAAAATGTTGCAGAAGATTTGGTTTCTGCAGGACATGCAGCTTTTCTGAAAGGAATTGAGAAATCCTCAATTAAAGACTCTGCAGAACTAACAGAGGACATTCAAGTACTGACTGAACCTGTTTTAGAGCAACAATTTGAGAACAATGAGCTTTCGGATGTTTTACTTAATGAAGATACCATTGAGAAATTTGAATCCACTTATTCAAAAT
- the tdrd15 gene encoding tudor domain-containing protein 15 isoform X1 has protein sequence MNLPILYSTSFFLNFCFVGLMCSTFTSPAHSSVLDLNITRVECYPEKVFVCFWGWYNSICELDYHILHNEVQNAAKTSTNIAVDELCFAEDLYNGGWHRGRVIRKDEESYEVFLIDGGMMLTVDSRHIAAASKNLFQLPPKVVCGLFANIVPVKGRWSPTAVKYFSSLTNSRITGSVEKLLKNQIILVEAPDINKKLFELGLAKILDGSTFNFLMELSKDSLGLPGYENMEPLYMQKSCRKPVFDETIVLSPSFQRILDVLSLSLQTGVTEAVKITCASGLHHFYCQLKRLAPELETMTRDLQCYYETEGKELNDGPVDNFGAVCAVKGKDGRWYRGVVKQLLTSGQVEVWFMDYGRTEIVFPNYIKKLMPAFFMMPLMSFPCALNGLSKQTKPWISLQTDIFKESLFEEMLTICIDTYSPKEHLYYVTLHKQKNISIHQVNGIMSEVNPKIECSPKKKETRDSNGQIRKLRETKGIGTGKETCKPMQHSVSSDEMKINASYVGFVEYVINPSDFWIRTSEYNDEFECLMINIRNHYNKVGINEELIQKPVPGLFCCARYSKDLHFYRALITDVLDDQLRVFFVDFGNAEVVDFDAVKSLPAEYMNLPTLAMNCSIAHIFPIEEVWTKDATNFFKKAVFNKKLFISVVSRQGSRYVIDIKDMEYTEQLSISIMMLEAGYADFWNVQPNFVLFEQKCQWKFPKSRTGKSPASEKRMSTDKNSKLKSSCTIPLSNTSVATTLSPAIAMHNSFPRVHVHLPAWSKESKIASPYRQQVFKLGSVLDVRVTHVNSPAEFWCQLQNNSNQLELLMRNMQHYYSIPRDPFQFEHTGCVAKCTKDGQWYRASVIQGNFTKEEVTVLFVDNGIQQKIAIKNLCAINPEFLHLEGQAFRCTVNNIIQPVSHGPSVLDHASCNKFKQFIGNCLISGESLKCTILAMALMNGKGLCNVVDLHTPLINVCQLLLEVRLPTCIKSPSLFSPSVQLYTPYYSAHDIKVGSEEKVYVTYVSSLSKFYCQLEKNTVVIDTLKTEVDIVSEQMQGQKLDLDRTSICLAKYFEDGQWYRAIARTVQSPEHFQVFFIDYGNTEIVDKNDVVPIPEDARNLIFIPMQAVKCCLSLCIQELSDETVVLFKQTVFGKPLTAFVVAKKSDGQLILELYDGSLNISAQITGQCIPCQYGRGIMCLDETKWQSGNSFQPAKVDPSAEQLMKRKPDYLVHLINETNRLILSLLKAERHYVGWKSKVQNCSLGKENVQRMVGRHFKNKKNCQNEIIPKFAAQHAKRKIPACNLGETDHASKATFHQGKIKMAAHHVITSKKTLPLTKRCHLVQNSPVAQNEMILFQWPKLQKDSIIKHVIVYQQNAIVKDKHPLTEYITTPVILLTGQEVIKLLRKLDSRFVEVEINQGTVTRNISVKEIVHKNDLIRVSEYFSPSFDGWAKEVSFAEMENRMANKQCLMSPESLLPVDKSARSSPLNPILCGCIQTRIEYTGFATSVIDPSEFYIQLEDTLEIMETLSSLLAQLSENYQALPRDLLKPGVTCLIKSATDEQWSRVEIYEVSQQFVIVRAVDYGHYVFVPSSDLSRLRELPIELAKVPRLTNPCSLSNVVPSVGHNWTDEAIIFFQNSLNEQTLTIFFKQCISVLFWEVDLVINNKNVAEDLVSAGHAAFLKGIEKSSIKDSAELTEDIQVLTEPVLEQQFENNELSDVLLNEDTIEKFESTYSKCMIATF, from the coding sequence ATGAATTTGCCCATATTGTATTctacttccttttttttaaacttttgttTTGTAGGCCTTATGTGTTCAACTTTTACTTCGCCTGCTCACTCCTCAGTCCTTGATCTGAATATAACCCGTGTGGAGTGTTATCCAGAAAAAGTATTCGTATGTTTTTGGGGTTGGTACAACAGCATATGTGAATTGGACTATCATATATTGCATAATGAAGTACAGAATGCAGCAAAGACTAGCACCAACATTGCAGTTGATGAGTTGTGTTTTGCAGAGGACCTTTACAATGGCGGATGGCACCGAGGAAGGGTaataagaaaggatgaagaaTCATATGAAGTATTTCTCATAGATGGTGGGATGATGTTGACAGTTGATTCTCGACATATTGCTGCTGCTTCTAAGAATTTGTTTCAGTTGCCTCCGAAAGTGGTGTGTGGCTTATTTGCCAATATAGTGCCAGTGAAAGGGAGATGGTCCCCAACAGCAGTCAAATATTTTTCATCACTGACAAATTCTCGAATCACAGGCAGTGTTGAAAAGCTCTTGAAGAACCAAATTATTTTGGTGGAAGCCCCAGATATTAATAAAAAACTCTTTGAACTTGGTTTAGCAAAAATTCTTGATGGCAGTACTTTCAATTTTCTAATGGAACTTTCTAAAGATTCACTAGGATTACCTGGTTATGAGAATATGGAACCTCTGTACATGCAGAAAAGCTGCAGGAAGCCTGTGTTTGATGAAACTATAGTATTATCTCCAAGTTTCCAACGAATCCTGGATGTTTTGAGTCTAAGTTTGCAAACTGGTGTTACAGAGGCAGTAAAAATAACATGTGCTTCAGGGCTTCATCACTTTTACTGCCAGTTGAAAAGGCTGGCTCCAGAGCTAGAAACAATGACCAGAGACTTGCAATGCTACTATGAAACAGAAGGAAAAGAATTAAATGATGGACCTGTTGACAATTTTGGTGCAGTTTGTGCTGTAAAAGGCAAAGATGGAAGATGGTACAGGGGAGTTGTAAAGCAACTCTTAACCTCTGGCCAGGTAGAAGTTTGGTTCATGGATTATGGAAGAACTGAAATTGTTTTTCCAAATTATATTAAAAAATTGATGCCAGCTTTTTTTATGATGCCTCTGATGTCATTTCCTTGTGCATTAAATGGCTTATCAAAGCAAACTAAACCATGGATAAGTTTGCAGACTGACATTTTCAAGGAATCACTGTTTGAGGAAATGTTAACTATTTGCATCGATACCTATTCTCCTAAAGAGCATTTATACTATGTTACACTACACAAGCAGAAAAACATTAGTATCCATCAAGTGAATGGAATAATGTCAGAAGTAAATCCAAAGATTGAGTGTAGCCCAAAGAAGAAGGAAACTAGGGATAGTAATGGACAAATTAGAAAACTTCGAGAAACTAAGGGgataggaactgggaaggagacaTGTAAGCCAATGCAACATTCTGTAAGCTCTGATGAGATGAAAATAAATGCTTCCTATGTTGGATTTGTGGAGTATGTAATCAACCCATCTGACTTTTGGATTCGAACATCAGAATACAATGATGAATTTGAATGCTTAATGATCAATATTCGAAACCACTATAACAAAGTTGGCATAAATGAGGAGCTAATTCAGAAACCAGTACCTGGTTTGTTTTGTTGTGCTAGGTATAGCAAAGACCTACATTTTTACAGAGCACTTATTACAGATGTACTTGATGACCAACTCAGAGTGTTTTTTGTTGACTttggaaatgctgaagttgtaGATTTTGATGCTGTGAAATCCCTGCCTGCTGAGTACATGAATCTGCCCACTTTGGCAATGAATTGTTCGATTGCTCATATTTTTCCTATCGAGGAAGTGTGGACTAAAGATGCAACTAACTTCTTTAAGAAAGCTGTATTCAACAAGAAACTTTTTATAAGTGTAGTTTCAAGGCAGGGCAGCAGATATGTCATAGATATTAAAGATATGGAGTACACTGAGCAGTTGTCTATTAGCATAATGATGCTTGAAGCTGGTTATGCTGATTTTTGGAATGTACAGCCAAATTTTGTGTTGTTTGAACAGAAATGTCAATGGAAATTTCCAAAATCCAGAACAGGCAAATCACCTGCAAGTGAGAAAAGGATGTCTACAGATAAAAACTCCAAGTTGAAAAGTTCATGCACTATTCCACTTTCAAATACCTCAGTGGCCACTACTTTATCTCCAGCTATTGCAATGCATAATAGCTTTCCGCGTGTACATGTTCACTTGCCAGCATGGAGTAAAGAGTCCAAAATAGCATCACCGTATAGACAACAAGTATTTAAACTTGGATCTGTTCTTGATGTGAGAGTGACTCATGTAAATTCTCCAGCagaattttggtgtcaactgcagaATAACTCCAATCAGCTTGAATTGCTTATGAGGAACATGCAGCATTACTACAGTATTCCAAGGGACCCTTTTCAATTTGAGCACACTGGTTGTGTTGCAAAGTGCACCAAAGATGGTCAGTGGTATAGAGCATCAGTTATTCAAGGAAACTTTACAAAAGAAGAGGTTACTGTATTGTTTGTTGATAATGGTATCCAGCAAAAAATAGCTATCAAAAATCTTTGTGCTATTAATCCAGAATTtcttcatctagaaggacaggcaTTTAGGTGCACTGTCAACAACATTATTCAACCAGTAAGCCATGGTCCTTCTGTTTTGGATCATGCTTCTTGTAACAAATTTAAACAATTCATTGGCAATTGTTTAATTTCTGGTGAGAGTCTTAAATGCACAATATTAGCAATGGCTCTGATGAATGGAAAGGGTCTGTGTAATGTGGTAGACCTTCATACACCACTTATTAATGTATGCCAGTTACTTTTGGAGGTTCGACTACCTACTTGCATTAAATCACCATCTTTGTTTAGTCCCTCAGTTCAATTATACACACCGTATTACAGTGCCCATGATATAAAAGTTGGAAGTGAAGAGAAGGTGTATGTAACCTATGTGTCGAGTCTGTCAAAATTCTATTGCCAATTGGAAAAAAATACTGTAGTTATAGATACACTTAAGACTGAGGTGGATATTGTTAGTGAACAAATGCAAGGACAAAAATTAGACTTGGATAGGACCAGTATATGCTTAGCTAAATATTTTGAAGATGGTCAGTGGTATCGTGCTATAGCCCGTACTGTCCAGTCACCTGAACATTTTCAAGTGTTTTTTATAGATTATGGCAACACTGAGATAGTTGACAAAAATGACGTTGTTCCAATTCCCGAAGATGCAAGGAATTTGATTTTTATACCAATGCAAGCAGTTAAATGCTGTTTGTCCCTTTGTATTCAGGAACTGTCTGATGAAACTGTTGTCTTGTTTAAACAAACTGTATTTGGAAAACCACTAACAGCATTTGTGGTAGCAAAAAAGTCTGATGGTCAATTAATTCTTGAGCTTTATGATGGAAGTTTAAACATTAGTGCACAGATAACAGGCCAATGCATACCTTGTCAGTATGGAAGAGGGATAATGTGCCTTGATGAAACAAAATGGCAAAGTGGCAATTCTTTTCAACCAGCCAAAGTAGATCCTTCCGCAGAACAACTGATGAAGAGGAAACCTGATTACTTAGTGCACTTAATTAATGAAACAAACAGACTGATCCTTTCCCTTTTGAAGGCAGAACGACACTATGTTGGATGGAAAAGTAAAGTCCAGAACTGCAGCCTTGGAAAGGAAAATGTGCAACGTATGGTTGGAAGACATTTCAAGAATAAAAAGAATTGCCAAAATGAAATTATCCCTAAGTTTGCTGCACAGCATGCAAAAAGGAAAATACCAGCATGCAATTTGGGTGAAACAGACCATGCATCCAAGGCTACATTCCATCAAGGGAAGATTAAGATGGCAGCTCATCATGTGATTACCTCTAAGAAAACATTGCCATTGACGAAACGTTGTCATCTTGTACAAAACAGTCCTGTAGCTCAAAATGAGATGATTTTATTTCAGTGGCCTAAACTACAAAAGGATAGCATCATCAAACATGTCATTGTGTATCAACAGAATGCCATTGTAAAAGATAAGCATCCGTTAACTGAATATATAACAACCCCTGTGATTCTGTTAACTGGCCAGGAAGTTATTAAATTGCTAAGAAAATTGGATTCTAGATTTGTAGAGGTTGAGATTAACCAAGGTACTGTTACTCGAAACATTTCAGTAAAAGAAATTGTTCACAAAAATGATTTAATTCGTGTTTCAGAATATTTTTCACCTAGTTTTGATGGATGGGCAAAAGAAGTTAGTTTTGCAGAAATGGAGAACAGGATGGCAAACAAACAATGTTTGATGTCACCAGAATCTTTGCTTCCTGTTGATAAGAGTGCACGAAGCTCACCGTTGAACCCAATTTTGTGTGGCTGTATCCAGACTAGAATAGAATATACTGGCTTTGCTACTTCTGTGATTGACCCTTCAGAATTCTACATTCAGCTTGAAGATACATTAGAAATAATGGAAACTCTCTCATCACTGTTGGCTCAATTGTCAGAGAATTATCAGGCTTTACCTCGAGATCTATTGAAGCCTGGTGTAACTTGCTTAATCAAGTCTGCCACAGATGAGCAGTGGTCTCGGGTAGAAATATATGAAGTCTCTCAGCAGTTTGTTATTGTTAGAGCTGTTGATTATGGACATTATGTTTTTGTACCATCTTCAGATTTGAGCAGACTGAGGGAACTTCCTATAGAGCTTGCAAAAGTACCACGCTTGACTAATCCCTGCAGTCTAAGTAATGTTGTGCCTTCAGTTGGGCATAACTGGACAGATGAAGCTATAATTTTCTTTCAAAACTCCTTAAACGAGCAAACTTTGACCATATTTTTTAAACAGTGTATATCTGTGTTATTTTGGGAAGTAGATCTTGTCATAAACAACAAAAATGTTGCAGAAGATTTGGTTTCTGCAGGACATGCAGCTTTTCTGAAAGGAATTGAGAAATCCTCAATTAAAGACTCTGCAGAACTAACAGAGGACATTCAAGTACTGACTGAACCTGTTTTAGAGCAACAATTTGAGAACAATGAGCTTTCGGATGTTTTACTTAATGAAGATACCATTGAGAAATTTGAATCCACTTATTCAAAAT